From a single Plasmodium coatneyi strain Hackeri chromosome 4, complete sequence genomic region:
- a CDS encoding MAK16-related protein, with product MNDDTITWEILGKGKCSFKKKTQTQMFCMNEYNVTGLCTKVNCPLSNSVYGTVILDKGEIYLYLKYPEKAHLPSSMWTRIQLSQNKKEAFNAIYKEMKYTHNIKQIKKCMKRYVRMKEILKRSRKLILQKQVKLVPIKKKTERRDRTRENKALKAANILNNVEKELLNRLNSGVYGNLYKFLTPKKKVKNKDSELAKLFDEVEDEQDVKKRKKKQQLEKQEEEEEEEVSDEDDAEEEDDEEENEEEEEEEDDDDEDDYDEEEDDDEDEELEDDSEDDLEGEDDEEDDDEEGEESDVEEEDDGEDDIDEEEKPRGKKAKRKQKIAKEYVDGEHIRTLQEEGKLFDEDEVEEFDGSFTKKRSTKAGGKKGKKKIRIAYEND from the exons ATGAATGACGACACCATCACGTGGGAAATCCTGGGCAAGGGAAAATGCtcgttcaaaaaaaaaacgcagacACAGATGTTCTGCATGAATGAATATAACGTTACGGGACTATGTACCAAGGTGAACTGCCCTCTAAGTAACAGTGTCTACGGAACAGTCATTTTAGATAAGGgagaaatttatttatacttAAAGTACCCCGAGAAGGCCCACCTTCCGAGCTCCATGTGGACCAGAATCCAGCTAAGtcaaaacaaaaaggaagcattCAATGCTATCTATAAAGAAATGAAGTACACCCATAATAtaaagcaaataaaaaaatgcatgaaGAGATATGTACGGATGAAAGAGATTTTAAAGCGAAGTAGGAAattaattttgcaaaaacaaGTAAAGTTGGTTCccattaaaaagaaaacagaaaGAAGGGATAGGACCCGGGAAAATAAGGCTCTCAAAGCAGccaacattttaaataatgtcGAAAAAGAATTGCTCAACCGGTTGAATAGCGGGGTGTATGGCAATTTGTATAAATTTTTGACCCCcaaaaagaaggttaaaaATAAGGACTCCGAGTTGGCCAAGCTGTTCGACGAGGTGGAGGACGAGCAAGAcgtgaagaagaggaagaagaagcaacaacTGGAGaagcaggaggaggaggaagaagaggaggtcAGTGACGAAGACGACGCggaagaggaggacgacgaagaagaaaacgaagaggaggaagaagaagaagacgatGATGACGAGGACGAttacgatgaggaggaagacgatgATGAAGATGAAGAGTTAGAGGATGATAGTGAGGACGACCTGGAGGGTGAAGACGACGAGGAGGATGACGATGAAGAGGGAGAGGAAAGTGACGTGGAGGAAGAGGACGATGGGGAGGACGATatcgatgaggaggaaaagccCCGAGGGAAGAAGGCGAAGAGAAAGCAGAAAATTGCGAAGGAGTACGTGGACGGCGAGCACATCAGGACTCtgcaggaggaagggaagctGTTTGATGAGGACGAAGTGGAGGAATTCGACGGAAGCTTCacgaagaagaggagcaCCAAGGCAGGCGGCAAGAAGG GCAAGAAGAAGATTCGAATAGCATACGAAAATGATTAG
- a CDS encoding Nucleotide excision repair protein, with the protein MSDKHGEPGTEGENGSNTDEAPRGDAFFDPSAEQYLVISPRQKLNPILKKINRVRYKFSNIIPDFLIGKNNACLFISMKYHRLRSNYLKARIETLSNKYNNRILLCLVDIENIENSLGEINQLAFCFNMTLILCWSTEECARVIEDFKIYEKKISYIKNNKLTSTHAEKIHELLKKIRSINSSDCATITNKFKSFKNIVMAKKDDLINCSGLGNKKIQSLISAFNDPFF; encoded by the coding sequence ATGAGCGACAAACATGGCGAGCCTGGCACAGAAGGGGAGAATGGTTCCAATACCGACGAAGCGCCGAGGGGAGACGCCTTCTTCGATCCCAGCGCAGAACAGTACCTAGTCATTTCCCCCAGACAAAAGCTAAACCcaatcttaaaaaaaataaacagagTCCGATACAAATTTAGTAACATCATCCCGGATTTTTTAATCGGGAAGAATAACGCCTGCTTGTTCATATCGATGAAGTATCACAGACTGAGATCCAATTATTTAAAAGCACGAATCGAAACGCTGTCCAATAAGTACAATAACCGCATACTGCTATGCCTGGTGGATATcgaaaatatagaaaattcTCTGGGGGAAATAAACCAGCTGGCCTTTTGTTTTAACATGACGTTAATATTATGTTGGAGTACCGAAGAATGTGCACGGGTGATTGAAGACTTTAAAATttacgagaaaaaaatatcctaCATAAAGAACAACAAACTGACGTCCACGCATGCGGAGAAGATACACGAActcttgaaaaaaattaggtcCATCAACTCCTCCGACTGTGCAACTATCACAAACAAGTTcaaaagttttaaaaatattgtcATGGCTAAGAAGGACGACCTCATCAATTGCTCTGGTTTGGGCAACAAGAAAATACAGTCGCTCATATCTGCTTTTAatgacccctttttttag